In Pirellula sp. SH-Sr6A, the DNA window GGAATCTGGCAACATGGTTCTCTCCCCAACTCGCTCGTCCACACCGTCTCGCCGAGCGGTCTTTCGATCGCTGTTCGGGGCATCGCTCGTCATGCCCGGAATGCTCGGTGAGCTATTGGCGGACGAGTCGTCGTCGGCGTCTCCCAAATTGGAGACCGATCCCCTCGCGCCGAAGAAACCTCACTTTCCAGCCAAGGCCAAGCGGGTCATCTTTATCTTTTCCAATGGGGGAGCCTCCCATATGGATACCTTCGACTACAAGCCGGAGTTGTTCAAGGCAGACGGAAAGAAGAAAGGGGTTGGGGGAGGACTATCAAATCAGGAACGGGTTCTCCTCAAACCACTTTGGGATTTCAAACCCGGAGGGGAGTGCGGCACTCTGGTCAGCGATTTGTTTCCCAATGTGCGCGAAAGGATGGATGACATCTGTGTGATTCGTTCCATGAATGGGAACGATAATGAACATTACAACGCAACGCTGGGCATGCACACCGGCTCATTTTTCTTTTCTCGGCCGAGCATCGGTTCATGGGTAAGTTATGGGCTCGGCACCGAGAACCAGAATCTTCCCTCCTTCATTGCGCTCGCTCCGCAAATGCCATATGCAGGCACGCAGATCTTCAACAATGACTTCTTGCCGGCCTACCATCAAGGTGTGCGAGTCCTGGGAGGAAGTGAACCCATACCGAACTTGGCTCCGCGCACAGCATCGCGAAAGATACAACAACTGGAGCTGGACTTCGCTGACCTGCTCAACAATAAACACCTGAGCGAACGAGTGACCGACACCGATCTTTCCGCTCGCATTCGCAGCTTTGAAACAGCCTTTCATATGCAAAGCGATGCACCGGATGCCTTCGATATCTCCAAAGAGGACGCTCGCACATTGGAGTTGTATGGTGTGTCGAAAGAAACCAACGAAGGATTCGGATGGATGTGCCTCGTTGCTCGACGAATGGCCGAACGGGGTGTTCGCTTCATCGAATTGGTCGATGGGAGCAGCAGTCACAATTGGGATCAGCATGGCGATATGGCGGAGCACGCCAAACATGCGAAGAACATCGATAAGCCACTTGCG includes these proteins:
- a CDS encoding DUF1501 domain-containing protein, translating into MVLSPTRSSTPSRRAVFRSLFGASLVMPGMLGELLADESSSASPKLETDPLAPKKPHFPAKAKRVIFIFSNGGASHMDTFDYKPELFKADGKKKGVGGGLSNQERVLLKPLWDFKPGGECGTLVSDLFPNVRERMDDICVIRSMNGNDNEHYNATLGMHTGSFFFSRPSIGSWVSYGLGTENQNLPSFIALAPQMPYAGTQIFNNDFLPAYHQGVRVLGGSEPIPNLAPRTASRKIQQLELDFADLLNNKHLSERVTDTDLSARIRSFETAFHMQSDAPDAFDISKEDARTLELYGVSKETNEGFGWMCLVARRMAERGVRFIELVDGSSSHNWDQHGDMAEHAKHAKNIDKPLAGLLRDLKDRGMLHDTLVVWTTEFGRTPGVDGDKGRGHHSACFSSWMAGGGIRGGMTYGETDEIGATVAEKGVHVHDFHATILHLLGIDHTRLTYRYAGRDFRLTDVAGKVVNDILA